The genomic window CCCGCGCGAACTCATCCGCGCCACGGGCTGTGAACTCGACGAGATGCCCCGCAACCGCGACAACTCCTTCTGTTGTGGCGGTGGCGGCGGCGGCCTCTGGATGGACTTCGAGGAAGAGCCAAAGCCCAGCGAGGAACGGATTCGGGAGGCTCTCGAGGACACCGACAGCGGCCCCGGCGTCGAGAAGTTCGTCGTCGCCTGTCCGATGTGCATGACGATGTACGAGGACGGCCGCAAGACCGGCGGCTACGAGGACGAGATCGAGATCGTCGACGTCGCCGAACTCATCGTCGAAGCGATCGGCAAGGAGGAGGAAGCGAACCTCGAGGTCGCGGCCGACTGATCAGTTCATCCGGTTCCGGTTCGGTGAACTGTCCGCCGTAATCGCGTTCGAACGTGTTTCCGATTCTCTCGAGACCCAATTCGATGCCGGCGTGAGACGCGTCTCCGCCTACGGTTCGCCTCGCGGAAAACGGTTACTCGAGAGACGAGAGAGGACGGAATCCGAGAGCTCCGAGACGGAAGAGCTAGTCAGAACGGCCGACTCGAGCGGCCTCCCGAGACTCGGCCTCCGTCTCGGCCGCGACCTCGCCCGCTCGAACCTCGCAGACGAACTCGAGGAAGTTGTCGAAGACGAGTTTCGCCTCGCAGGCCCGTTGATAGTTCTCCTCAGTGATCTCGTCGAGGACCGACTGGCGGCGGTCGTCGGAGAGGTCCTTGCGGTGGACGAGTTCGCGGGCGGTCTTGGTGTCGTACTCGGGGTGGAACTGGACGCCGAAGACCCGGTCCTTGCGGAAGCCGTGGTTGGAGTAGTGATTCTCGGCGAGGGGCTCGGCGCCGGGGGGAAGTTCCGAAACCTCGTCGGAGTGGCTGGTGAAGGCGGTGAACTCCTCGTCGATGTCGTCGAAGAGGCGCGAGTTCCCGTCGTGTTCGATCTCGCTGTAGCCGACTTCGTAGGCGCCCATGTCCTCGACGGTGCCGCCGAGGACGTCCGCCAGGAGCTGGTGGCCCCAACAGACGCCGAGGAACGGAATTCCACGGTCGATCGCCTCGCCGACCCACTCCTTGATCGGTTGCATCCACTCCTCGTCCCAGTACACCGACGACCGCGACCCCGTGACGACGGCGCCGTCGTAGTCGAACTCGTCCGGCACCTCGCCCTCGGTAGCGTCGAACTCCGCGAGCGAAGCGTCGAGTTCGCGCCGGAAGTTCCGCGTCGTGTTCTCGTCCCGATGAGCCGCGTTCAGGACGGCAATACGAAGCTGTTCCATCGTCCCGTATTGGCGACTCAGGGAAGATATGCCTTCTGTCCCGGACCGGGGTTGCCGCAACCGCTGACGGCTAGCCCGTCCCGATCTCGAGCGAGAGCACCGAAATCCGGGGACGAAGGATGGGAGGTCGGCAGTCACTGCGGCCGATAAGCGCCGTCCTCGTCGCGCCGGTACCGATCGCCCGTTTCGAACCGGCCGTCGGTGAACCGACCACGGTCGCCGGACTCACCGTAGTCGTCGCTTTGTTCCTCGGCCGACGCGTACCAGTTCCCGTCGTCGGTTCCGGCAGCGTTTACGTAGCCGTCGGCCACGACCGGGCCAGACAGTTCGAGTCGGCCCTCGGCCGCGCCCTCGAGGACGGTCCCCGACTCGTCGACCAGTCGCGCGCGGCAGTCGGGGACGGGCGTGCCGACGTCGTCCGCCTCGGCGTCCGCGTCGAACGACTGGCAGAACGCCGTCGGACACTCGAGGCGGCCGTCCGCGCGTGCGACCGGGACGTTGCGGTCGCGGTAGGCCCCGAGCGCGTCGTCCTCGATCGCTCCCTCGACGATCACGCGCTCGAGCGAGTCGACCGCGTCGTCGAACCCCGACTCGGCGGCGAGGTCGCGGATCGCCGTCTCGCGACCTGCGAGCAGCGTCGCGTTCTCCTCGGCGATCGCGGTCAGCGTATCGCCGGGATCGAACGCCCGATCGAGCAGCAGGGTGCCGCCGACGTACAGCACCGACAGCGCGACGCGGACGAGCCCGTCGGGACTCGAGAGCGGCGGCGTCAACGGAACGACGTCGTCGCTCGAGAGCCCCCACGCGACGAGCGACGAGACGCAGTTCCACTCGAGCGCGGAGGCCGAGTAGCCGACGAGCGGTCGGCCGTCGTCGCCGTGGAGGAGCGCGAGCGGGGCGTCGGACTCGGAACCGCGGTCGCGCTCGTCCGGGTCGGTGACGGCGTCCCGGTCGGCCTCGGCGAGCTCCTCGAGGGTCACCGACCGGTCGAAGGGGATCGAGCGCACGAGGTCGCGCTGGGCCGCCTCGGAGACGACCAGATCGGGTTCGATCGCGTCGAACGGGCGCTCGACGGACGCGGGCGTCAACCGGTGGGAGATCGGGAAGAAAGTGGCGTCGAGCCGCCGACAGGCGAACAGGAGCGCGAGCGACGCGACGCGGTTGCGCGTGAGGAGACAGACGACGTCGCCGGCCCCGACCCCCAGCGCGGAGAGGTGTTCGGCCGTCCGCGTCGCCATCGCCGAGAGTTCGCCGTAAGAGACGCGGTTCTCGTGGATCGTCTCCGCGGGGGCGTACAGCCGCTCCTCGGAGACGTCGACGACCGCCGTCCGTTCCGGAAACCGTTCGGCCCGACGTACCAGCGAGAGCGTCACGAACGGGACTGCCACCCCCGCGTCCGTAGTAGCTGGGGGGTCAATCGCAAGCACGTGAGCGCGTTCATCGAGCGTGTCCGCGTGGCAATCTAGCTCGATGCGCAACTGAACCGGTATGAGTTTACGGCAATAGTGGGCACCCCGGAAATAGCACCAATCAAATTATTCTCAGATTATAAATGCAGCCCGATATAAAGAGGGTTATATGCCGTTAGAAAATGGCGAAATCAACACCAGTCGCCGGCGCCTCCTCGAGACAGCCGGTCGGGTTCTCGCAGGGGGATTCGCCCTCGGCGCCATTTCATCGAGTACGAGCGCCGATTCTGGTGCCGATTCTGACGCCGATTTAGCGTTGGAATCGGATTTCGAGGCACTGTCTCACTACATGGGGAGTACTACCGGAACCAAGCACGTGAGCTACGACGCATACGTATACAGACCGATGCAGGATACCGAACTCGGGCGTAGCGGGACTCGAGTCGTAACGGTCGAAATAGAAATCGGCCCCGACGGGCCACCGCTTCGCGATGCCAGAATCGAAATCGACGGTATGAACGGAGCGTTTTTCGAAACGACGTGGCCGGGAAACTGGCTTCCGGTCGGGACGTCGTCCGGGACTGTCGACATCGATAGCGGAACTGGCTCAACTAGTCTCTCGTTTTCATTGAATACTCGGTTGACGAAGAGCGCGTCCGCGGACGATAAAAGCGAACGCAGTAGCGATACCTATCGTCAACAGTACACCTTCGACTCAGTATCAGAGCATCGCTCCGTTGCTATCGGTGGGTTGACCGCTTTCGATACGTACGGCGTCGAAGACGGCGAGCAGTTACTCGACGGAGAATGGGAAGTAGTCGTCGGAGACAGTATCAACCGTACCAGCATCTCAGACGAGTTCTCCCGGATATACTATTCGGGGAATTTGGAGTGAGAATCCGGCCTCGATTCCCAGTCGGTCGCCCTCTCGAGAACGATCGATAATTGCCGGCGACCGTTCGATCCCGAATCGGGCGTCCTATTCGTCGTCGGTGTGGGCCTCGAGAAAGCCGAGCACCCGATCGTTGACGTCCCGCGAGCGCTCGATAAACGCCAGGTGGCCGGCATCCTCGAGCTCGGTGAACTCACCGCGGGGCAATCCGTCTGCCAACGTCCGCCCCGCCGACGGGGACACCAGTTCGTCCGCGCCGCCGTGGAAGACCAGCGTCGGCTGGGTCACCTCGACGAGCCACTCGGTCGCGTCGAATCCCTCGAGGGCCGCGACCTGTGCCTCCCAACCCGCCCGGTCGGCGTCGCCGTCGGCCCGCCAGTCGACGATCCCCTCGCGCACGTCGGCGGGCTGGCTCTCGAGGAACTCGGCTGAGAGGCCCGCCTCGAGCGAATCGGCCAGCGCCTCGCGGTCGTCCGGCGGCGCGAACAGCGGTTCGAGGTCGAACTGCGCTCCTCGGGGCGCGGTGCCAAACAGCGTCAGCGTCGCGACGCGACTCGAGGTCCGGGCGGCCTCGAGGGCGATGGCCCCGCCGAGCCCGCAGCCGACGAGGTGTGCCTTCCGGATCTCGCACTCCGAGAGGACCGCCTCGAGGTCGTCCGCGAGCGTCTCGAGCGTATATGGGCCGGGCGGTGCGTCCGAGCGACCGGTACCCCGGAGATCCCAGACGACGGCCTCGTAGGGGCCGGCGACGGCGGCGTGTTGCCAGCCCCAGAGCCAGCCGCCGAGGCCGGCTTCGGGGACGAAGACCACTGGGTCGCCCTCGCCGGCGCGGTCGTAGTACAGCGAGACGCTCCCGTTCGATGCGATGGGCATACGGAACGTGTGGCAGCCGAGAAAGGCGACGGTTTCGATTCCGTGCGGTCCTCAGCGATGGCAGCCGGTACTATTCGTAGAAGTTATAAATTATTCATTATTTTCATCGTTGAACACCCTACCCCCATTATAACTTGATGTCCTATATTAAGGGAAATTATAAATACAGTAAATATTATATCTCTGGTATGGGGTTCGAAAAAGAACGATTGGGTGCAGTATTCTTCGCCGTACTACTGGCGACCTCGCTGGTCGCTATGCCCGCACTCGCGAGCGGACCGAGTGCGAGTGCGGCGGACGAGCAACGGTCTCCGTTCGCAGTCCAGCCCGGTAACGCTCCCGGGCCTAACGATGGATCGCTCGGTCAGAAGGGCGGTGGACCACCGGGTCAAGACGGACCGCCGGGACACGACCGCGGCGATGCAAACGTCGCGGTTCCGAATCTCGAGGAGAACACGACGCTCGAGACGATCCTCGCTGCGACTGAGCGCCTCGAGGAGCTCGATATCGAGGACGACGACGCCGCGACGGCGGCGGCGAACGATACCGTCGCAGCGATCAATGCTTCGCTGCACGAGTACCGTCGGGTCCGATACGCTGATTCGCAGGCAGCCTTCAAACACTTGGCTGACGCACAGCAGGCGCTCGCGACACTGCGGAGCGAAGTCGTTGAGGACGACGAAGCGGTCGTCGATGCGATTAGCGAAGAACTGTACACGGCGGGCAACGCGAGCGCTCGCCTCGCCGTCTCCGATGCGACCACTGTCGTCGCCGAAAACGAAGGCGAGTTCCGCAATCACGGACAGCGACAGAAGGTTGAGAGTGCACTCGGAAACGCCATCAATGCCCTCGAACGGGCCGATAGGACCGTTTCGCGGGATACCTCTGGGAAGGGAAAGAAACGAGGCAAGTCCGCTGACCGATCGATCGGTCCGGACGACCGCGCGAAAGCGCTGTCGCACCTCGAAAACGCCTGGAAGCAGACGGAGCGAGTGTTCGACACGGTCGAAGCAAACACCGAACCCTCGCTGTCGCTGACGCAGGGGCGCCCATTCGAACGAAACGGGACGGTCCAAGTGTCGCTTCAGGCAATCCTGACTGACGTTCGTCCCTATAACTACGACAACGCCACGGTGACGGTCGATGGAAACGCCGACGTCGATCCCGTTTCGTTCACTACCAGCGAAAAAGCGGGAACGACTGCGATCGGGTCGACGCTCGTCGATCTGGGGTCCAACCCCGAAAATGTGACCGTTACCGTGGCGGCGACGGCGGACCACGACGCCGACCGAACGGTCGAAGCGACCCACGAGATTCGTATTACGGAGGACGATATCGTGTGGGAACGGCCCGCCCCCGACGAATACCAGACCGTTGAAGCCATCGACGAATCCTCTGGCGTTTCAGTCGCCGTCGGCGGGGACGGCCTCCACGAGACCGACATCTCGGTTTCCGACGAGACGCCCGCGACCGATAGCGCGTACCGTGCCGGACCGATGGTACGCATCGAGAACGCGACGCCGATCGACGAGGCGACCGTCGAGATTCCTCTCGACGGCGAGGCGCTCGAGCGCGAGGGGAATCTCTCGATCGTCACGTGGGATCCCCACAGCGACGAGCCGTGGACGCCGGTCGAGACCGAGATCGACCGCGACGCCGGCGTCGCGACCGCCGACGTCGACCACTTCTCCTTTTTCTCGGTGTTCTGGATCGACGACTGGGAGGATCGGACGAGCGATACGATCACCCTCGACGACGAACACCTCGACGACGGCGTCGGAAACGGCACCGAGATCGAAAAAGCCGATTTCGTCTTCGTGCTCGACGAGAGCGGCAGTATGAGCGGTGCGCCGATCGACTACGCCGAAGACGCCGCCAAGCGCTTCGTCGGCGCGCTCACCACCGACGAACGCGCCGGGCTGGTCGGCTACGACTCGAGTGCGAGCCTCGATCAATCGCTGACGACCGACCGCGACGCGCTCAACCGCAGCCTCGAGCGACTGGACGCCGGCGGCGGTACCCACACCGAAGCCGGCCTCCGCGTCGGCCTCGATCACCTCGAGAGCGCAGGCTGGGAGAACCGCTCGGACGTGATGATCCTATTGTCTGACGGAAAGTCAAACAGCGACTCCTATCCGCTATCGGTTGCCGAAGACGCCGCCGACGCCGGCGTCGAGATCAGTACGATCGGCCTCGGGAACAGCATCGACGAGAACGAACTCCGCGAGATCGCGGCCATCACCGGCGGCGACTTCCACCACGTCGAACGGGAGGAAGACCTCCCCGAGACGTTCAAGCGCGTCGCCGAAAATCAGACCGGCGTCGACCTGCAGGATACCAACGGCGACGGGATTCCCGATCTCGTCGCTGAGATGGATCTCTCGATGCCGACCGGCGAACCCGGCGTCGTCGGCGAACCGCTGAACCTCGATCCGATTGCTCTAGATACCAGCGGCGACGGCATCCGCGACAACGAGACCGTCGACATCAACTATCGCGTCTACGAGGAGAACAACGAGACGAAGCTCACCGCACAGGTCACCTACGCCGAGCATCATCCGGCACGGATCGATACGACTGGCGACGGATTGACGGATCGCGAACAACTCGAGGGCTGGGAGATCGAGGTCGTCGACAATTGGAAGGACGCGAAGGCTCTCGAAGAAGCACTTCACGAGAAGGACAATCCAGACCTCGATCCGTACTTTACACCGAAGACTGCATCAGCCGATCCGTTAGTTAGCGACACTACTGGAAACGGTCTCACCGATGCCGAGCAGGTTACACTCGGAACGGATCCCGCTGCAGTCGATACGACGGGTGACGGTCTCTCGGACGCGTACGCCAGCGAATCGTTCCAAGAGGATCCAACGGTCTTTACCACCACACCGCCGCGGATCACGGCACTTGACGCCGACGAGGAAACCATCACGGAATGGCGAACGAAAGATGTGCTTTGGTGGACGGTCTCGTACCCCGTTTACACCTACGAGTACGAGTTCGAGTACACGATCGAAGACGAGGCGGGTCTCTCCCGGAGCGAGTTGACGAAAGACGGCCGGAGCTGGGACACTAACTACTATAGCGGTATCGAGGAAGTTGACGAATACACGCGCTTTACGTCGGCGTACGAAGGGTTCATCGCCGATTCGCTACGCGGTGCCGAGGTCTACATCGAAGTTGCCGACGTCCACGGAAACGAAGACAAGGTTCGCGCGTTCCAGAAGAATGCGTTCTATACCGACCTCGCCGAGGAGTACGCCACCGGCTCGCTGTCGGCCGGGACGACGGGAACGCTCTCCGGGTTCACACACGGGGCATCGGAAACGGCGGATCTCCTCGTCTTGGTGTTCACCCGGCCCCACGACACATACGAGTCGTTACAGGAGGTTCGAGACGCGCTCGGGGAGACGACGGTCAGAGAAATCGTCGAAGGCCTCCCCGAGAGCGTCAGGGAGCAGCAACGTCAGGAGAATCCCTTTAACCCCCACACGCAGACGGCCAAACACGACGCGTTCGCTGACGGCTGGTACGCCGGCTACAGCCTGCACTTCGCCGCTTCGATGGCATACGGCGGCTCCGTGACCAAAGCGGCCAGAAACCCCGACGAACTCATCGACGCGCTCCGGCAGGCGCGTCGCGGCGTCGGCGACCTCTCGGTGGGGCTGCGATCGGGATCGAAGACTGGGATGGTCAAGCAGGTAGCTGCAGACGGTGGACGGGTGACCGACGACCTCGTTTCGGGGCTTTCGTCGGCTCAGGCGGCCCAAAAGGTCAGGGAGCTGGTCGACGATATCCCGCCAGGGAAGTACGACGACCTCAGCCGTTCCCACGAACAGCTGGGCACGTTCCTCAACAGACACGGCGAGGACGGCGTCACGGTGATCAACCGCCTCGATTCGGGCGACGCCCACCAGTTGCTGTCGGCCTCGCCCGACGACGAACTGGTCACGACTATCGTTCGCACGACGAACGACCACGCCATCGATCCGAACGCGCTGATGCGGGTCGCCGAGCGGGGCCAGGACGTGCGGCATGTGGAGAAAACCCTGAACAACAAGGCGACCGGTCGATGGTCACCCGGTGGGCCCGGTGACTCGGCAGCGAACTTTAATCGTCATCACAGCGATCACGCCAGCGAGTGGAGCCCGACGTTGAGTAAGGATGAGTACCGGACTAAGGCGACGAATCTTGCAAACCAAGATTCGAATGTCGAGCTGTACTATCAATTTGACAAGCAGAATATGGCAGTATACGATCGGGCATCGAACGAACTCGTAACAAAGAACGCAAATGGCGAAATCCAGACGTACTTTAAGCCTCGACCACCGAGAGAGTACGTCGATGATCGAGTGGATGCCGATCAGGCGATCAGGATGGATCTGGGGTGATCACGATGGCGATTGATCCCTCACAAGAACGGACAAAACGGTACTTGAGATCCTATCGTGACCAACTGGACCGGTTCAGCGCTATCGAGGACTACTCTCAGCTTCCACCGGCCGAAGAGCCGAGCCTCTCGGCAGCCCTCGTCGCGGACACGGAGGTGAAGGGGTTACTACGAGCGCTTCGCGAGACGGACGTGGATATGTTAGAGTTGGAATCCGAGTACGCTACGTGTCGGGAAGAGATGGAGGAACTCCTGCGTTCACCTGACGTGCGACGATACGCGGTCGCCGAACTCGAGTATTTACTCGAATCGTTCCCGGCAAAGGTGAGCCACTTCTTAGAACTCGAACCGCTCCAGATGGAAGTCGAACAACATCTCGGATGGCGAGACAGCATCGAAGCGCTGCTCACCGAACTCGATACCACCGAATCGATCGACGTCCACGAACAGCGAATCCGTCTCGAAACGCTGGATGAGGTGTTGCGGGTGCGGTACGAGGAGGGCATCGAGACGATCCGATCCGAGTGCCCCACGGTCCAGCGTCCCTACTATCCGGAGTCGTTCTGGTGGCGACATCCGTCGAAGGTCGACGAAGAACTCGATTCGTCGTTGAACGGAGCCTGAGCGACAAGGTGGGAGACTCGACCGTCTGGAGATCACCGCGGGAAAATTGCAATACCCGATCATGCCACATCACGAATTAGTCGAACGGCACGCCGATTCACTCGGCGAGAGCGTCTCAGCAGTCCGGGACGCGTCCGTCGAGGATCTAGATCCGTTCAATCGACACGCGCTCAGCGGGATGCTTTCGCTGTCGGGAGAATCGAATTCCTCCTCTCGAACGAGGAAACACGAAACGAGGTCGATACGACGGTCACCAGTGAATATCGATCACTCAAAGCCGAGATCGACGAACTGCGCTCGAGCGACTGGTTCCAAGAGCAGGCCAGTAGCGAGCTCGAGACACGTATCGATCACTTTGAGAACATGGTCGAGAATATCGAAACGAACGACTCGCTTCCAGACCCGTTCGACAACATGATCTGGAGCCGAGATTCCCTCGAGTTCGGTCTCGACGAGTTGGACTCCGTGCGAGACGTCGACGCGCACCGGTCCCGTCTCGAGGACATCGACGAGCGATTTCGCCGGGCGTACGAAACGCACGTCGACGATATTCTCGAACGGGCGCCTCACATCGAGCGGTCCTGGTACCCCGACTCGTTCTGGTGGCGACATCCATCGTGGGTCGCGAACGAACGAGACTCGGTCGAATAAACGAGATCTTCTCTTTCCGACTCTCGGTATCTTCACTGTATTCTTGCAGGAAGCGATACTATCTCGAGTCGCGATTTGACGAGACTATGACGACGGCTCGACCGATCCGGATCGAATATAACGATAGGTGACTACGTTTACAATCGGGCTTCCGACGGTCAAATGACGAAACTGGATGGAGGAACGTAACGTGACCACATTATCACAACAACTCGAGAGGACCCTGAATCGGTACGAGACGGCACTGGCTGAATTGCGAGAGACCGATCACCTCGAGGAGATCACGCCGTACGATTCACCGATCAGCAGGATCATTCTGTACGATGCGAAAGCTGACTTTCTGCTGGACGAAATTCCGTCAGAGACCGTTGAGAGCGGCACAATCGACCGGTACGAACGGTTGAGTACGGAAACGCAATCCGTGCTGGACACCGCCGAATATCGAGAGAAAGCGCGCTCCGAACTGCGGACCCGAATAGACCACTTCCCGAAAACGGTGTGTTACTTCCACGAACTCGATCCGGTACCGAACGAAGTCGAACTCGCCGTGAACCGTCGTGACGCGATCGAGATGTACCTGGACAAATTAGCGGACTACTACGACCTTTCCGAACAACAGATTCGAATTGATACGTTAGACGATGTGTTCCGGTGCCGGTACGAGATGTACATCGATGATGTCCAGGATTACGTGGTAGAGTTGCCGTACTACCCTGATTCGTACTGGTGGCGTCACCCGTCGGCAGTCGCCGCCGAACTCGAGTGAGATTGTGCTATACGCGAGAAAGCGCTCTCGACCCGGATCGACGAACCGGGGAGGAGCCGTCGATCGTCATAGAATCGACGGCACTCATCGAGGAATCCCTCCGAGCGGCAAGGGAGTTTCACGAGCTGGTGATCGACGAAAACGAGCGGCTCGCCGACGAGCTGATCGAGTTCGAGCGATATCGACGCGCTACTGAACGGATTGCGGCTGATCTGACGGTGGGGCGATCGTCGTAATCTCCCGAACCACCGAATACGCGTACCGGGGAATTGACGACGACATAGTCCGGATCGCTCGTCGATGCGTTCCGCCGGGACACAGCCGAATACATCGAAACGGTGACCGACGAGAAGAATAGGAGAGCCGAACAGCGATCAGACGTCCTGAATCTGCCGCAACACGTCCGGTGCGTCCTCGAGCGCCGCGTCTAAGTCCTCGACGTTGGGACCGCCGCCCTGCGCGAAGTCCGGCGGGCCGCCGCCGCCGCCGCCGACGCGGCCGGCGAGTTCGCCGACGACCTCGCCGGCGTTGACGCTCGAGTCGTCGGGCACCGCGACGACGAACTGAGCCCCGCTCTGGCCGCTGCCGAGGACGGCGATCTTCCCCTCCTCGACGAGGGCGTTCGCGGTCGCGCGGAGTTCGTCCATATCGGCGTCGATGCGGTCGACGACCGCGGTTCGGTCGCCGACCTCGACCTCCTCGCCGCCGCCACCGCCGCCGGCGCGGGCCGCGGCGAGCTGTTCCGTCAGGTCCTCGATCTCCTTGCCGCGCGCCTTCCACTCCTCGAAGAAGCGTTCGGCGGTCTCGGGCACGTCCTCGGGGGAGACGTCGAGGATTTCGGCGGCCTCGTAGAGGGCGTCCTCCGTTCGCTGGGTCGACTCGATGGCAGCCTCGCCCGCCGCAAAGGTGATGCGCTCGACGCCGTCCTGGACGCGTTCCGTGTTCAGGATCTTGATCGAGCCGATGTCGCCGGTCCGGGCGACGTGCGTGCCGCCGCAGGCCTGGATATCGTCGGCGACCTGGATCAGCCGGATCTGCTCGCCCGGCGGGATCCCGCCCTGGTAGAGGTCGAAACCGTGTTCGGCCTCCGCGTCGTGGCGGTCGGGCCACTCCTGGGTGACCTGAACGTTGTCCATCACGAGCTCGTTCGCCAGC from Haloterrigena sp. KLK7 includes these protein-coding regions:
- a CDS encoding alpha/beta fold hydrolase encodes the protein MPIASNGSVSLYYDRAGEGDPVVFVPEAGLGGWLWGWQHAAVAGPYEAVVWDLRGTGRSDAPPGPYTLETLADDLEAVLSECEIRKAHLVGCGLGGAIALEAARTSSRVATLTLFGTAPRGAQFDLEPLFAPPDDREALADSLEAGLSAEFLESQPADVREGIVDWRADGDADRAGWEAQVAALEGFDATEWLVEVTQPTLVFHGGADELVSPSAGRTLADGLPRGEFTELEDAGHLAFIERSRDVNDRVLGFLEAHTDDE
- a CDS encoding type 1 glutamine amidotransferase, yielding MEQLRIAVLNAAHRDENTTRNFRRELDASLAEFDATEGEVPDEFDYDGAVVTGSRSSVYWDEEWMQPIKEWVGEAIDRGIPFLGVCWGHQLLADVLGGTVEDMGAYEVGYSEIEHDGNSRLFDDIDEEFTAFTSHSDEVSELPPGAEPLAENHYSNHGFRKDRVFGVQFHPEYDTKTARELVHRKDLSDDRRQSVLDEITEENYQRACEAKLVFDNFLEFVCEVRAGEVAAETEAESREAARVGRSD
- a CDS encoding AMP-binding protein, with product MAVPFVTLSLVRRAERFPERTAVVDVSEERLYAPAETIHENRVSYGELSAMATRTAEHLSALGVGAGDVVCLLTRNRVASLALLFACRRLDATFFPISHRLTPASVERPFDAIEPDLVVSEAAQRDLVRSIPFDRSVTLEELAEADRDAVTDPDERDRGSESDAPLALLHGDDGRPLVGYSASALEWNCVSSLVAWGLSSDDVVPLTPPLSSPDGLVRVALSVLYVGGTLLLDRAFDPGDTLTAIAEENATLLAGRETAIRDLAAESGFDDAVDSLERVIVEGAIEDDALGAYRDRNVPVARADGRLECPTAFCQSFDADAEADDVGTPVPDCRARLVDESGTVLEGAAEGRLELSGPVVADGYVNAAGTDDGNWYASAEEQSDDYGESGDRGRFTDGRFETGDRYRRDEDGAYRPQ
- a CDS encoding VWA domain-containing protein, which encodes MGFEKERLGAVFFAVLLATSLVAMPALASGPSASAADEQRSPFAVQPGNAPGPNDGSLGQKGGGPPGQDGPPGHDRGDANVAVPNLEENTTLETILAATERLEELDIEDDDAATAAANDTVAAINASLHEYRRVRYADSQAAFKHLADAQQALATLRSEVVEDDEAVVDAISEELYTAGNASARLAVSDATTVVAENEGEFRNHGQRQKVESALGNAINALERADRTVSRDTSGKGKKRGKSADRSIGPDDRAKALSHLENAWKQTERVFDTVEANTEPSLSLTQGRPFERNGTVQVSLQAILTDVRPYNYDNATVTVDGNADVDPVSFTTSEKAGTTAIGSTLVDLGSNPENVTVTVAATADHDADRTVEATHEIRITEDDIVWERPAPDEYQTVEAIDESSGVSVAVGGDGLHETDISVSDETPATDSAYRAGPMVRIENATPIDEATVEIPLDGEALEREGNLSIVTWDPHSDEPWTPVETEIDRDAGVATADVDHFSFFSVFWIDDWEDRTSDTITLDDEHLDDGVGNGTEIEKADFVFVLDESGSMSGAPIDYAEDAAKRFVGALTTDERAGLVGYDSSASLDQSLTTDRDALNRSLERLDAGGGTHTEAGLRVGLDHLESAGWENRSDVMILLSDGKSNSDSYPLSVAEDAADAGVEISTIGLGNSIDENELREIAAITGGDFHHVEREEDLPETFKRVAENQTGVDLQDTNGDGIPDLVAEMDLSMPTGEPGVVGEPLNLDPIALDTSGDGIRDNETVDINYRVYEENNETKLTAQVTYAEHHPARIDTTGDGLTDREQLEGWEIEVVDNWKDAKALEEALHEKDNPDLDPYFTPKTASADPLVSDTTGNGLTDAEQVTLGTDPAAVDTTGDGLSDAYASESFQEDPTVFTTTPPRITALDADEETITEWRTKDVLWWTVSYPVYTYEYEFEYTIEDEAGLSRSELTKDGRSWDTNYYSGIEEVDEYTRFTSAYEGFIADSLRGAEVYIEVADVHGNEDKVRAFQKNAFYTDLAEEYATGSLSAGTTGTLSGFTHGASETADLLVLVFTRPHDTYESLQEVRDALGETTVREIVEGLPESVREQQRQENPFNPHTQTAKHDAFADGWYAGYSLHFAASMAYGGSVTKAARNPDELIDALRQARRGVGDLSVGLRSGSKTGMVKQVAADGGRVTDDLVSGLSSAQAAQKVRELVDDIPPGKYDDLSRSHEQLGTFLNRHGEDGVTVINRLDSGDAHQLLSASPDDELVTTIVRTTNDHAIDPNALMRVAERGQDVRHVEKTLNNKATGRWSPGGPGDSAANFNRHHSDHASEWSPTLSKDEYRTKATNLANQDSNVELYYQFDKQNMAVYDRASNELVTKNANGEIQTYFKPRPPREYVDDRVDADQAIRMDLG